CTTTCCGTTATTTTTCGTGGCTTCTGCCAAGAGCCGCTGGAGAAATCTTCCTTCTTGATGAGTGGCGCTCCGCGTGGGTGGGGACCATTGTCATCGAAGAAAATGCGGTGGGGATTGTGACAAAAGGTGAGTCAGGCGACGGGCGATTCATCCCAAGTGACGATGTGGAGTTTTTCGCTAGTTTCAGGGAAGATATGATCTCGGTTCCTCCTATAGCCAACACGCTCTTCGCCCATTTCACCGGTGGGCAAGAGCTCGGGGATGTCCTTACCGGCCTCCTTGCAAATGGAGGAAGTTATCTACAGAAATCAGACAATCAATTCATCTACCAATTCAAAAATGCTCTTCCAGAAGCAACACTACGGAAACTCCTTCTAACAAAGATTGCCCTTGAAAATCCCTCTAAAGTAAGGCAAAAACTGCCAGACGGGAGCACATTCTACGACCTTGTTGCCATAGAGGACAGCAAAGATATTGAGCGCGCAGAGAACAATGGTTGGGTAATACTTCAAACAAAGAACAACGCCCTTATTGCAGCAACATCTGTAGAGGAAAGCACAACTTTCATAACAAACTCGCCAAACTTGGCCCTTTCTTTGGAAGTTAACGGGGAAGTATCTTCGGCGAAGACTACCTGCGGAATAAATCAGGGCTTTTATGCTTCTGTCCCAGCAATTACAAGAGGGCTAACCTCTGGCATCCACGAGTTTTCCACAGTTGCTGACATACCAGCATCAAATTTTGTCTACGTTGGTCTGAACAAACGGATTTTCTACAATAGAATCGACTTCTGTTTATAATCATTTACAAAATTTTCTTTAGGAGTTGTGGATAAGTGACGAAGTGACGAAAGTTCTTGCCCAATACACAGTTACTTGACACCATTTTTAGCAAAGTTTTTGGCTACAATAGCGTTGACTTTCCGTGCTCAAGATGATATTATTGATGCGTACCCTTCAGGTCTTTCTACAATCCCGACTTCCAACGGGGAAGTTTTCCGAAAGCGAGTATCGGTCTATGTCCTTTCGGAAAATATCCCACTTCTTTACTATTCTGCGTAAGAGTGACTCGAGCAGAGCTCGGTTCGCCCATCCTCAAGATGACCCCCATAGGGCCATTATTGGGCAAAACCAATGAATGGTAGAGGAGTTGAAAGTCCTTGCAGTGGTTGAGTGCTGAAAAGGACACTGAGTTGTGTGGGGAATTACCCATCTCCCCAGAACCCAGTGTCCTTCACTAAGCAATCCTACTGCTTCCTCTTAGGAGGCAACGCAACAATTCACCGAGGCGTTCGCCTCCTCTTTCTTTTTCTTAAGGAGACGTGTTATTGTGGATTCCTATGAATAAGCCGTTTATTGAAGAAATGAAGCAGGTGCTCCTCGCAGAAAAAAAGCGTGTAGAAGACGAGCTTTCGCGTTTCGCGCACCGTGTAAAAGCGGTGACGGGCGAAGCAGATTTTGAAACGGATTATAAAGACACCGGTTCGTCAGAAGATGACAACGCCGCTGAAGTGGCAAACTACAGCGACAATCTTTCTCTTGAAAATACGCTAGAGAAAGTTTTGCGGGATACAAACGCCGCGCTAAAACGCATAGAGAAAGATGAGTACGGCATGTGCCGCTACTGTAAGGGGGAGATCAGCGAGGCTCGGCTCCGCGCCCGGCCCACATCGTCGAGTTGCGTGTCATGCAAAAAGACACTTACGCAAGAGGTATAGTGGGAGGAATCGCCCTTCTTGATTTAGGATGGCGATTTTTTCTTTTGGAAACAGCCGGGCGCGTCTACCGGAATATGGGCGCGGGATTTAGCCTTCCTGTTCCTGCATGGATTATTCTTCCGCTCTCTGCGGTTCTTATTGCCTCTCTCATCATCTTTGTCCGCCATGTGCAAGAACCCCTGCCACGTACGGCT
This genomic stretch from Candidatus Uhrbacteria bacterium harbors:
- a CDS encoding signal peptidase II, producing MQKDTYARGIVGGIALLDLGWRFFLLETAGRVYRNMGAGFSLPVPAWIILPLSAVLIASLIIFVRHVQEPLPRTALFAVIVGALSNLTDRIVHGFTTDYIFLPHGAVINAADILIVCGIAVFLFSHPQPRIDK